Proteins co-encoded in one Malus sylvestris chromosome 9, drMalSylv7.2, whole genome shotgun sequence genomic window:
- the LOC126583506 gene encoding glycosyltransferase BC10-like — protein sequence MKRKAGPQKAQHKWKRKLFTLILVGLCFGALVLLMHTRYSRIMTLASLQNSQQNQLPKIAFLFIARNRIPLEVLWDVFFQGGESRFSIYVHSRPGFLFNKATTRSVFFLNRQVNDSIQVDWGEASMIEAERILLRHALEDPLNQRFAFVSDSCIPLYNFSYIYDYIMSARTSFVDSFADTKEGRYNPKMHPAIPVHNWRKGSQWAVLTRKHAKVVVKDDTVFPMFQLHCKRKSLPEFWRDRPIPADTSKEHNCIPDEHYVQTLLAQEGLEGELTRRSLTHTSWDLSSSRDRERRGWHPLTYKYSDATPMLIESIKEIDNVYYETEYRREWCSSKGKPSRCFLFARKFTRPAALRLLNTTALELNRSND from the exons ATGAAGCGGAAGGCGGGTCCGCAGAAAGCGCAGCACAAATGGAAGAGGAAGCTTTTCACTTTGATTCTGGTGGGGCTCTGCTTCGGAGCGTTGGTGCTGCTGATGCACACTCGCTACAGTAGGATTATGACGCTCGCTTCGTTGCAAAATTCTCAGCAAAATCAACTGCCTAAGATCGCCTTCTTGTTCATCGCTCGCAATCGCATTCCGTTAGAAGTTCTTTGGGATGTTTTCTTTCAG GGAGGGGAGAGTAGGTTTTCGATTTATGTTCACTCGAGGCCGGGGTTTCTGTTCAACAAGGCCACCACAAGATCGGTTTTTTTCTTGAATCGTCAAGTCAATGATAGTATACAG GTAGATTGGGGAGAAGCAAGCATGATTGAAGCAGAGCGTATATTACTCAGACACGCACTCGAGGATCCTCTTAATCAACGCTTTGCCTTTGTTTCTGATAG CTGCATTCCCCTTTACAATTTCAGCTATATATATGACTACATCATGTCAGCGAGAACCAGTTTCGTAGACAG CTTTGCTGATACGAAAGAGGGCCGCTATAATCCAAAAATGCATCCTGCAATTCCTGTTCATAACTGGAGAAAAGGATCACAG TGGGCTGTTTTGACCAGGAAGCATGCCAAGGTTGTAGTGAAAGACGATACAGTCTTTCCTATGTTTCAATTGCACTGCAAG AGAAAATCGCTACCTGAGTTTTGGCGGGATCGTCCCATT CCCGCTGATACATCCAAGGAGCACAATTGTATTCCGGACGAGCATTATGTTCAGACATTACTGGCT CAAGAAGGCCTTGAAGGAGAACTCACACGTAGATCACTGACACACACGTCATGGGATTTATCATCCTCTAGAGACCGTGAACGCCGTGGATGGCACCCTTTGACTTACAAATATTCAGATGCTACTCCCATGCTTATTGAATCTATAAAG GAGATAGATAATGTCTACTACGAGACTGAATACCGGAGAGAATGGTGTAGCAGCAAGGGAAAACCATCTCGGTGCTTTCTTTTTGCTCGAAAATTTACACGGCCTGCTGCTCTCAGGCTTCTTAACACG ACTGCACTGGAACTCAACCGGAGCAACGATTAA
- the LOC126583508 gene encoding sirohydrochlorin ferrochelatase, chloroplastic-like, translating into MSIRSVSTRPQFTAKSSPASEIVASPSCAVLNFSNLQRGPSRSGNSSIRLCMGSADGGFGRNPHGVGDGDGVIIVDHGSRRKESNLMLNEFVSMFRERTGYPIVEAAHMELAEPSIRDAFSSCVEQGANRVVVSPFFLSPGRHWNQDIPSLTAEAAKEHPGVSYIVTAPLGLHHLLVDVLNDRINHCISHVAGDAEECAVCAGTNKCQLH; encoded by the exons ATGTCGATTAGGTCGGTATCCACCCGCCCCCAATTTACCGCCAAAAG CTCGCCGGCGAGCGAAATCGTAGCAAGCCCTAGCTGCGCAGTCCTCAACTTCTCGAATTTGCAGAGAGGCCCCTCAAGAAGTGGAAATTCGAGCATAAGGTTGTGTATGGGTAGTGCCGATGGAGGATTCGGGCGGAACCCTCATGGGGTCGGTGACGGAGACGGGGTCATCATCGTCGACCATGGTTCGCGGCGCAAGGAATCAAATCTCATGCTAA ATGAGTTCGTGAGCATGTTTAGAGAGAGAACTGGGTACCCAATTGTGGAGGCAGCTCATATg GAGTTGGCGGAACCATCAATTCGGGATGCATTCAGTTCATGTGTTGAACAAGGGGCGAATCGTGTTGTTGTGAGCCCGTTTTTCCTCTCACCTGGTAGACATTGGAATCAG GATATTCCGTCCCTGACAGCTGAAGCTGCAAAGGAGCATCCTGGTGTATCTTATATAGTAACTGCGCCTCTTGGCCTCCATCATCTACTCGTG GATGTTTTGAATGATAGGATCAATCACTGCATAAGCCATGTTGCTGGAGATGCAGAGGAGTGCGCCGTTTGTGCTGGAACAAACAAATGCCAGCTCCATTGA
- the LOC126583507 gene encoding high affinity nitrate transporter 2.7-like: MEADADEEQVLKDHRNMFELPVDADQKATELRLCSIAPPHMLAFHLAWLSLFSNFFSTFSIPPLLAVIRNDLNLTDTDTGYAGTAAFVGSIVSRIAMGPICDLIGPRIAIATLSLLTAPIILSTSLISSPNSFIAIRFLAGFSLANFVANQFWMSSMFSGCVVGLANGFSAGWANMGSGVTQMVMPLIYSFIMSFDVPSSTAWRLAFFVPAIFQTVTALLVLAFGQDLPSGSYKRSQKINNGSEESLLSVISNGAKNYRAWILALTYAFSFGVELTTDNIIAEYFYDRFGVNLEVAGIIAASFGMANFFSRPSGGLVSDRLARRFGMRGRLWGLWVAQTVAGLLCLLLGRVNSLWGSILVMCAFSVFVQAAAGLTFGVVPFVSKRSLGVVSGITGGGGTMGAVVTQLLLFSGTEFSRQTSISLMGVMMLVCTLPVSLIYFPKWGGMFCRPSYGYGETNQYHLLQ; the protein is encoded by the exons ATGGAAGCTGATGCTGACGAAGAACAAGTGCTAAAAGATCATCGTAATATGTTTGAACTACCAGTAGATGCTGATCAAAAGGCCACAGAGTTGAGGTTATGTTCAATAGCGCCACCCCACATGCTGGCCTTCCACCTTGCATGGCTCTCCctcttctccaacttcttctCCACCTTCTCCATCCCTCCCCTCCTCGCCGTCATCCGCAACGACCTCAATCTCACCGACACCGACACCGGCTATGCCGGCACTGCCGCCTTCGTCGGCTCCATCGTCTCCCGCATTGCCATGGGACCTATATGCGACCTCATCGGCCCCCGCATCGCCATCGCCACCCTCTCCCTTCTCACGGCCCCAATCATCCTCTCCACCTCTCTCATCTCCTCCCCCAACTCCTTCATCGCCATCCGCTTTCTCGCTGGCTTCTCCCTCGCCAACTTCGTCGCCAACCAGTTCTGGATGAGCAGCATGTTCTCGGGATGCGTTGTCGGCCTCGCCAACGGCTTCTCTGCCGGTTGGGCCAACATGGGCTCCGGCGTCACCCAGATGGTCATGCCACTCATTTATTCTTTCATCATGTCATTCGACGTGCCTTCCTCCACTGCTTGGAGGCTAGCGTTTTTCGTGCCAGCAATTTTTCAAACTGTGACTGCCCTATTGGTCCTGGCGTTTGGCCAAGACCTACCTTCTGGGAGCTACAAACGCTCTCAGAAGATCAACAACGGGTCCGAAGAGAGCTTGTTAAGTGTTATTTCTAATGGGGCCAAGAATTATAGAGCATGGATTTTGGCGTTGACTTATGCCTTCAGTTTTGGGGTGGAGTTGACTACTGATAATATCATAGCTGAGTATTTCTACGACAGATTTGGTGTGAATCTTGAGGTGGCGGGGATCATAGCGGCCAGCTTCGGTATGGCGAATTTCTTTTCGAGGCCGAGCGGCGGGTTGGTTTCCGATAGGCTGGCGAGGAGGTTCGGGATGAGGGGGAGGTTGTGGGGGTTGTGGGTGGCGCAGACGGTGGCGGGGTTGTTGTGCTTATTACTCGGGCGAGTCAACTCGCTCTGGGGatccatacttgtcatgtgtgcGTTTTCTGTCTTTGTACAAGCTGCTGCCGGGCTAACGTTTGGTGTGGTGCCCTTTGTGTCCAAAAG GTCACTGGGAGTCGTATCAGGGATCACAGGTGGCGGAGGGACGATGGGGGCGGTGGTAACCCAGCTGCTGTTGTTTTCAGGCACGGAATTCTCCAGGCAGACGAGCATTTCTCTGATGGGTGTGATGATGCTTGTGTGCACTCTCCCAGTCTCCCTCATCTACTTCCCTAAGTGGGGCGGAATGTTCTGCCGCCCTTCCTATGGCTATGGCGAAACAAACCAGTATCACTTGCTCCAATAG